One genomic segment of Pongo abelii isolate AG06213 chromosome 13, NHGRI_mPonAbe1-v2.0_pri, whole genome shotgun sequence includes these proteins:
- the LOC129047846 gene encoding small nuclear ribonucleoprotein E-like: protein MAYRGQGQKVQKVMVQPINLIFRYLQNRSRIQVWLYEQVNMQIEGCITGFDEYMNLVLDDAEEIHSKTKSRKQLGRIMLKGGNITLLQSLSN from the coding sequence ATGGCATACCGTGGCCAGGGCCAGAAAGTGCAGAAGGTTATGGTGCAGCCCATCAACCTCATCTTCAGATACTTACAAAATAGATCGCGGATTCAGGTGTGGCTCTATGAGCAAGTGAATATGCAGATAGAAGGCTGTATCACTGGTTTTGATGAGTATATGAACCTTGTATTAGATGATGCAGAAGAGATTCATTCTAAAACAAAGTCAAGAAAACAACTGGGTCGGATCATGCTAAAAGGAGGTAATATTACTCTGCTGCAAAGTCTCTCCAACTAG